Proteins encoded by one window of Channa argus isolate prfri chromosome 1, Channa argus male v1.0, whole genome shotgun sequence:
- the cgnb gene encoding cingulin isoform X1: MSTISTDRKALVDYGVQIRFIKDLDDTGGGYPDKSRGSNSATPTSNKYGVAVRVQGISGQPYVVLKDGEKGDSYGVQLNSPTSSSGSPSPYNSLPKISKEPAEFTNPYCPVVNTARSPVPQAEDEDGEIFGSPLKRPPGDGEAGTQGEEELGARRDGQVARAKAESQLKAPASGTEKKKAWTSSEKYNEAGLKPVKLNGVAPRRVEQTLPGFTGSLGRHSGKKQCTNLLLESFPETPASVEADPATAIDTNSLAPINKLISQFNYGTPGSTQQARGRSGARQRLRFDERRRSRSLDARKDVQPEVSLPSPSSPTVNPYAVPRSTSSTLLTSSASASGSLGRSPASVAKVMALEAPKPSFKSPGKFASKDTPPIIAKKPETLLKSQNTELVSGVEAPVKQAFYNSSTSESDGSLKRNVNLHETTGSLKKGDVGIQKLNLEELQAQLNDCKKELQQAYDKLAEERMAREGAESRLRLQEDQLAELQEELRRVSENYPHSDSLHTDLAMLQAELAEAAMLRQRQEDTLRQRERELTALKGALKEEVECHDREMEVLREQYSQDMDNLNRTMEQVTQSQEQIEEEREKVNASMLTLEKELDSSRGQGQQWKKQLEATTQELHSTREELQKTHSEKEELKDKLKDLQDSLPTASDDKHSLEKYSSLITYPKELQRCHDDLKQARADVDKQKGNLHKKSEALEALEKASREKEAALLSEISKLKEQSQLEKAELEKSLEKAKKSSVGSTGTTVVDHGTNLELQEANIRLRERLARMTRLHSSMPRSSESEDTVDVLEDENRSLKSQLEEVKRGVARLSKEKDELTQRLEERDLEREVLRRGKSDLEEQKRLLDRALEKINKEMEMMMGDSRQSVVTLQTQLDDFRERSRKDLLEAQRNSKDRLAELQRTQSNLKVQQEEISRLKKELLLCSEERDSAQLEKDLLNNRLKHLESELELEKSSHSDHSREIRGLEDKIKSLEIELDEERSSVELLNDSITRSRDQVDQLRSELMQERSARHDLEMDKSSLERQVKELKSRVADMEGQSRPSAGINLLENKIQELEERLRSEEREKASIQASQRRMERKLKELNATLDQERSQHVEQRDQLSLRVKALKRQLDESELEVERLEGVRRKVLRDLEEQQELQEALHAKVTALETELKRKSQHTHRAALGSSTLSSEDEDSFYDLNKTSVRSVSQLQSSNC, from the exons ATGAGCACTATCTCTACTGACAGAAAGGCTCTTGTGGATTACGGAGTTCAGATCCGTTTTATCAAGGACCTAGATGACACTGGTGGCGGTTATCCTGATAAATCCAGAGGAAGCAACAGCGCCACTCCTACTTCCAATAAATATGGGGTGGCAGTGCGGGTTCAGGGAATCTCTGGACAGCCTTATGTAGTCCTGAAAGATGGCGAGAAAGGTGATTCATATGGAGTTCAACTAAATTCTCCCACCTCCAGCTCAGGGTCACCTTCACCTTACAATAGCCTTCCTAAAATTAGTAAAGAACCAGCAGAATTTACAAACCCCTACTGCCCTGTTGTAAACACAGCACGATCCCCAGTTCCTCAGGCTGAGGATGAGGATGGGGAGATTTTTGGGAGCCCTCTAAAGCGACCACCAGGGGATGGTGAGGCAGGTACACAAGGGGAGGAGGAGCTTGGAGCTAGAAGAGATGGACAGGTGGCAAGGGCGAAAGCTGAATCCCAACTTAAAGCACCAGCCAGtggaacagagaaaaaaaaagcatggaCCAGTTCAGAAAAATATAATGAAGCAGGGCTGAAACCTGTCAAACTAAATGGGGTAGCACCCAGAAGAGTAGAACAAACTCTCCCTGGTTTCACTGGGTCTTTGGGGAGGCACAGTGGGAAAAAACAATGTACAAATTTGCTCTTGGAGTCATTCCCAGAAACACCGGCATCAGTTGAAGCAGACCCTGCCACAGCTATCGACACCAACTCCCTGGCCCCCATCAACAAGCTCATCAGTCAGTTCAACTATGGAACACCAGGCAGCACCCAACAGGCCAGAGGCCGCTCTGGAGCAAGGCAGCGCCTCAGGTTTGATGAGCGCAGGAGGTCCAGAAGTCTGGATGCTAGGAAAGATGTTCAGCCAGAGGTTTCCCTTCCGTCTCCTTCTTCTCCAACTGTGAATCCCTACGCTGTTCCTCGGTCTACCTCCTCCACTTTGTTGACATCATCTGCCTCAGCAAGTGGTAGCCTGGGAAGGAGTCCTGCATCTGTGGCCAAGGTGATGGCACTCGAGGCACCTAAACCGAGCTTCAAGTCACCAGGGAAGTTTGCTTCTAAGGACACCCCCCCAATTATAGCAAAAAAGCCC GAGACTCTTCTAAAGAGTCAAAATACAGAGCTCGTCAGTGGAGTGGAGGCTCCGGTTAAGCAAGCTTTTTACaacagcag CACCAGCGAGAGCGATGGATCCCTCAAACGAAATGTCAACCTCCATGAGACAACTGGCAGTTTAAAG AAGGGAGATGTAGGCATCCAAAAGTTGAACCTTGAGGAACTTCAGGCACAACTCAATGACTGCAAGAAAGAGCTGCAGCAGGCCTATGATAA aCTGGCTGAGGAGCGAATGGCCAGAGAAGGGGCAGAATCTCGTCTGCGCCTACAGGAAGATCAGCTGGCAGAGCTTCAGGAGGAGCTGAGGAGGGTTTCAGAAAACTACCCTCACTCAGACTCTCTGCACACG GATTTGGCGATGCTGCAGGCAGAGCTGGCTGAGGCTGCTATGTTACGTCAGCGTCAGGAGGACACGCTCCGTCAGCGGGAGCGGGAGCTAACGGCCCTGAAGGGGGCTCtgaaggaggaggtggagtgccatgacagagagatggaggttcTAAGGGAGCAGTACAGCCAGGACATGGACAACCTCAACAGAACCATGGAGCAGGTCACACAG TCTCAGGAGCAgatagaggaggagagggagaaggtGAATGCCTCCATGTTGACCTTGGAGAAGGAGCTGGACAGCAGCAGAGGTCAGGGACAGCAGTGGAAGAAGCAGCTGGAGGCCACCACACAAGAGCTGCACAGCACCAGAGAAGA gcTCCAGAAAACTCATTCAGAGAAGGAAGAATTGAAAGACAAGTTAAAAGATCTTCAAGATTCACTTCCCACTGCATCCGATGACAAACATTCTTTAGAAAAG TATTCATCTCTGATTACTTATCCCAAGGAGCTTCAGCGTTGCCATGACGATCTGAAGCAGGCTCGCGCTGATGTGGACAAACAAAAGGGCAACTTGCACAAGAAGAGCGAGGCACTTGAAGCTCTGGAGAAAGCCAGTAGAGAGAAAGAGGCTGCGCTTCTGTCTGAGATCAGCAAGTTGAAGGAGCAGTCACAGTTAGAAAAGGCAGAGCTGGAAAAGTCACTCgagaaggcaaaaaag TCATCAGTTGGATCTACAGGTACAACCGTGGTGGACCACGGCACCAACCTGGAGCTCCAGGAGGCAAACATTCGCCTCCGTGAGCGGCTGGCTCGCATG ACGAGGCTTCACTCCAGCATGCCCCGGAGCTCTGAGTCTGAGGATACGGTGGACGTTCTGGAGGATGAGAACCGATCCCTAAAATCTCAGCTTGAGGAAGTCAAAAGAGGCGTCGCCCGCCTGAGCAAGGAGAAGGATGAGCTGACCCAGCGTCTGGAGGAGAGAGACTTGGAGAGAGAGGTGCTGAGAAGGGGCAAGAGTGACTTAGAGGAGCAGAAGAGGCTGTTGGATCGAGCCCTTGAGAAGATTAACAAAGAG atggagatgatgatggGAGATTCCCGACAGTCAGTGGTCACATTGCAAACACAGCTGGACGACTTCAGGGAGCGCTCGAGGAAGGACCTGCTGGAGGCGCAGCGCAATAGCAAAGACAGGTTGGCTGAGCTGCAGAGGACCCAAAGCAACCTGAAAGTCCAGCAAGAAGAG atttccCGTCTGAAAAAGGAGCTATTGTTGTGCAGTGAGGAAAGAGACAGtgcgcagttggagaaagaCCTTCTCAACAACCGTCTGAAACACTTGGAGAGTGAACTAGAATTGGAGAAAAGCTCCCACAGTGACCACAGCAGGGAGATCAGGGGCCTGGAG gaTAAGATTAAGTCGTTGGAGATCGAGCTGGATGAGGAAAGGAGCAGCGTGGAGCTTCTGAACGACTCCATCACACGTAGCAGAGATCAG GTGGACCAGCTTCGTTCAGAGTTGATGCAGGAGCGTTCAGCAAGACATGACCTGGAGATGGACAAGAGTTCACTTGAGAGACAG GTGAAGGAGTTGAAGTCTCGTGTGGCAGACATGGAGGGACAGTCTCGGCCTTCAGCTGGAATCAACCTGctagaaaacaaaattcaagAGTTAGAGGAGAGGCTACGCAGTGAGGAACG AGAGAAGGCCAGTATCCAGGCGTCTCAGCGTCGGATGGAGAGAAAACTTAAGGAGCTAAACGCTACGTTAGACCAGGAGAGAAGTCAGCACGTTGAACAAAGAGATCAG CTGTCTTTGCGAGTGAAGGCTTTGAAACGGCAACTGGATGAGAGCGAGTTAGAGGTGGAGCGTCTGGAGGGCGTCCGCCGCAAGGTTCTTAGGGAcctggaggagcagcaggagctCCAAGAAGCACTACATGCCAAAGTCACAGCACTGGAGACTGAATTAAA GAGAAAGTCCCAGCACACACACCGTGCAGCTCTGGGCTCCTCCACTTTAAGCTCTGAAGATGAGGACAGTTTTTATGACTTGAACAAAACCTCCGTTCGCAGTGTAAGCCAACTACAGTCCAGCAACTGCTAG
- the cgnb gene encoding cingulin isoform X2 has product MSTISTDRKALVDYGVQIRFIKDLDDTGGGYPDKSRGSNSATPTSNKYGVAVRVQGISGQPYVVLKDGEKGDSYGVQLNSPTSSSGSPSPYNSLPKISKEPAEFTNPYCPVVNTARSPVPQAEDEDGEIFGSPLKRPPGDGEAGTQGEEELGARRDGQVARAKAESQLKAPASGTEKKKAWTSSEKYNEAGLKPVKLNGVAPRRVEQTLPGFTGSLGRHSGKKQCTNLLLESFPETPASVEADPATAIDTNSLAPINKLISQFNYGTPGSTQQARGRSGARQRLRFDERRRSRSLDARKDVQPEVSLPSPSSPTVNPYAVPRSTSSTLLTSSASASGSLGRSPASVAKVMALEAPKPSFKSPGKFASKDTPPIIAKKPETLLKSQNTELVSGVEAPVKQAFYNSSTSESDGSLKRNVNLHETTGSLKKGDVGIQKLNLEELQAQLNDCKKELQQAYDKLAEERMAREGAESRLRLQEDQLAELQEELRRVSENYPHSDSLHTDLAMLQAELAEAAMLRQRQEDTLRQRERELTALKGALKEEVECHDREMEVLREQYSQDMDNLNRTMEQVTQSQEQIEEEREKVNASMLTLEKELDSSRGQGQQWKKQLEATTQELHSTREELQKTHSEKEELKDKLKDLQDSLPTASDDKHSLEKELQRCHDDLKQARADVDKQKGNLHKKSEALEALEKASREKEAALLSEISKLKEQSQLEKAELEKSLEKAKKSSVGSTGTTVVDHGTNLELQEANIRLRERLARMTRLHSSMPRSSESEDTVDVLEDENRSLKSQLEEVKRGVARLSKEKDELTQRLEERDLEREVLRRGKSDLEEQKRLLDRALEKINKEMEMMMGDSRQSVVTLQTQLDDFRERSRKDLLEAQRNSKDRLAELQRTQSNLKVQQEEISRLKKELLLCSEERDSAQLEKDLLNNRLKHLESELELEKSSHSDHSREIRGLEDKIKSLEIELDEERSSVELLNDSITRSRDQVDQLRSELMQERSARHDLEMDKSSLERQVKELKSRVADMEGQSRPSAGINLLENKIQELEERLRSEEREKASIQASQRRMERKLKELNATLDQERSQHVEQRDQLSLRVKALKRQLDESELEVERLEGVRRKVLRDLEEQQELQEALHAKVTALETELKRKSQHTHRAALGSSTLSSEDEDSFYDLNKTSVRSVSQLQSSNC; this is encoded by the exons ATGAGCACTATCTCTACTGACAGAAAGGCTCTTGTGGATTACGGAGTTCAGATCCGTTTTATCAAGGACCTAGATGACACTGGTGGCGGTTATCCTGATAAATCCAGAGGAAGCAACAGCGCCACTCCTACTTCCAATAAATATGGGGTGGCAGTGCGGGTTCAGGGAATCTCTGGACAGCCTTATGTAGTCCTGAAAGATGGCGAGAAAGGTGATTCATATGGAGTTCAACTAAATTCTCCCACCTCCAGCTCAGGGTCACCTTCACCTTACAATAGCCTTCCTAAAATTAGTAAAGAACCAGCAGAATTTACAAACCCCTACTGCCCTGTTGTAAACACAGCACGATCCCCAGTTCCTCAGGCTGAGGATGAGGATGGGGAGATTTTTGGGAGCCCTCTAAAGCGACCACCAGGGGATGGTGAGGCAGGTACACAAGGGGAGGAGGAGCTTGGAGCTAGAAGAGATGGACAGGTGGCAAGGGCGAAAGCTGAATCCCAACTTAAAGCACCAGCCAGtggaacagagaaaaaaaaagcatggaCCAGTTCAGAAAAATATAATGAAGCAGGGCTGAAACCTGTCAAACTAAATGGGGTAGCACCCAGAAGAGTAGAACAAACTCTCCCTGGTTTCACTGGGTCTTTGGGGAGGCACAGTGGGAAAAAACAATGTACAAATTTGCTCTTGGAGTCATTCCCAGAAACACCGGCATCAGTTGAAGCAGACCCTGCCACAGCTATCGACACCAACTCCCTGGCCCCCATCAACAAGCTCATCAGTCAGTTCAACTATGGAACACCAGGCAGCACCCAACAGGCCAGAGGCCGCTCTGGAGCAAGGCAGCGCCTCAGGTTTGATGAGCGCAGGAGGTCCAGAAGTCTGGATGCTAGGAAAGATGTTCAGCCAGAGGTTTCCCTTCCGTCTCCTTCTTCTCCAACTGTGAATCCCTACGCTGTTCCTCGGTCTACCTCCTCCACTTTGTTGACATCATCTGCCTCAGCAAGTGGTAGCCTGGGAAGGAGTCCTGCATCTGTGGCCAAGGTGATGGCACTCGAGGCACCTAAACCGAGCTTCAAGTCACCAGGGAAGTTTGCTTCTAAGGACACCCCCCCAATTATAGCAAAAAAGCCC GAGACTCTTCTAAAGAGTCAAAATACAGAGCTCGTCAGTGGAGTGGAGGCTCCGGTTAAGCAAGCTTTTTACaacagcag CACCAGCGAGAGCGATGGATCCCTCAAACGAAATGTCAACCTCCATGAGACAACTGGCAGTTTAAAG AAGGGAGATGTAGGCATCCAAAAGTTGAACCTTGAGGAACTTCAGGCACAACTCAATGACTGCAAGAAAGAGCTGCAGCAGGCCTATGATAA aCTGGCTGAGGAGCGAATGGCCAGAGAAGGGGCAGAATCTCGTCTGCGCCTACAGGAAGATCAGCTGGCAGAGCTTCAGGAGGAGCTGAGGAGGGTTTCAGAAAACTACCCTCACTCAGACTCTCTGCACACG GATTTGGCGATGCTGCAGGCAGAGCTGGCTGAGGCTGCTATGTTACGTCAGCGTCAGGAGGACACGCTCCGTCAGCGGGAGCGGGAGCTAACGGCCCTGAAGGGGGCTCtgaaggaggaggtggagtgccatgacagagagatggaggttcTAAGGGAGCAGTACAGCCAGGACATGGACAACCTCAACAGAACCATGGAGCAGGTCACACAG TCTCAGGAGCAgatagaggaggagagggagaaggtGAATGCCTCCATGTTGACCTTGGAGAAGGAGCTGGACAGCAGCAGAGGTCAGGGACAGCAGTGGAAGAAGCAGCTGGAGGCCACCACACAAGAGCTGCACAGCACCAGAGAAGA gcTCCAGAAAACTCATTCAGAGAAGGAAGAATTGAAAGACAAGTTAAAAGATCTTCAAGATTCACTTCCCACTGCATCCGATGACAAACATTCTTTAGAAAAG GAGCTTCAGCGTTGCCATGACGATCTGAAGCAGGCTCGCGCTGATGTGGACAAACAAAAGGGCAACTTGCACAAGAAGAGCGAGGCACTTGAAGCTCTGGAGAAAGCCAGTAGAGAGAAAGAGGCTGCGCTTCTGTCTGAGATCAGCAAGTTGAAGGAGCAGTCACAGTTAGAAAAGGCAGAGCTGGAAAAGTCACTCgagaaggcaaaaaag TCATCAGTTGGATCTACAGGTACAACCGTGGTGGACCACGGCACCAACCTGGAGCTCCAGGAGGCAAACATTCGCCTCCGTGAGCGGCTGGCTCGCATG ACGAGGCTTCACTCCAGCATGCCCCGGAGCTCTGAGTCTGAGGATACGGTGGACGTTCTGGAGGATGAGAACCGATCCCTAAAATCTCAGCTTGAGGAAGTCAAAAGAGGCGTCGCCCGCCTGAGCAAGGAGAAGGATGAGCTGACCCAGCGTCTGGAGGAGAGAGACTTGGAGAGAGAGGTGCTGAGAAGGGGCAAGAGTGACTTAGAGGAGCAGAAGAGGCTGTTGGATCGAGCCCTTGAGAAGATTAACAAAGAG atggagatgatgatggGAGATTCCCGACAGTCAGTGGTCACATTGCAAACACAGCTGGACGACTTCAGGGAGCGCTCGAGGAAGGACCTGCTGGAGGCGCAGCGCAATAGCAAAGACAGGTTGGCTGAGCTGCAGAGGACCCAAAGCAACCTGAAAGTCCAGCAAGAAGAG atttccCGTCTGAAAAAGGAGCTATTGTTGTGCAGTGAGGAAAGAGACAGtgcgcagttggagaaagaCCTTCTCAACAACCGTCTGAAACACTTGGAGAGTGAACTAGAATTGGAGAAAAGCTCCCACAGTGACCACAGCAGGGAGATCAGGGGCCTGGAG gaTAAGATTAAGTCGTTGGAGATCGAGCTGGATGAGGAAAGGAGCAGCGTGGAGCTTCTGAACGACTCCATCACACGTAGCAGAGATCAG GTGGACCAGCTTCGTTCAGAGTTGATGCAGGAGCGTTCAGCAAGACATGACCTGGAGATGGACAAGAGTTCACTTGAGAGACAG GTGAAGGAGTTGAAGTCTCGTGTGGCAGACATGGAGGGACAGTCTCGGCCTTCAGCTGGAATCAACCTGctagaaaacaaaattcaagAGTTAGAGGAGAGGCTACGCAGTGAGGAACG AGAGAAGGCCAGTATCCAGGCGTCTCAGCGTCGGATGGAGAGAAAACTTAAGGAGCTAAACGCTACGTTAGACCAGGAGAGAAGTCAGCACGTTGAACAAAGAGATCAG CTGTCTTTGCGAGTGAAGGCTTTGAAACGGCAACTGGATGAGAGCGAGTTAGAGGTGGAGCGTCTGGAGGGCGTCCGCCGCAAGGTTCTTAGGGAcctggaggagcagcaggagctCCAAGAAGCACTACATGCCAAAGTCACAGCACTGGAGACTGAATTAAA GAGAAAGTCCCAGCACACACACCGTGCAGCTCTGGGCTCCTCCACTTTAAGCTCTGAAGATGAGGACAGTTTTTATGACTTGAACAAAACCTCCGTTCGCAGTGTAAGCCAACTACAGTCCAGCAACTGCTAG